A genomic window from Corallococcus exiguus includes:
- a CDS encoding response regulator transcription factor: MLDAPSSSPRLALVSEDPLARGALARALSDQAETWTVVAAGTQVELEATRGEPPDVVLWDTGLRLEEGAAPDLGAPVLALVADEAAGELALGAGARGLLFRDVAPGMLGAALHAVARGLTVFEPGLSQVRAAPRSTAPSGAPGPDTLTPREREVLGLLAEGLSNKAIADRLDISEHTAKFHVNAVLAKLGVQRRTEAVVRAARMGLVTL; encoded by the coding sequence ATGTTGGATGCGCCCTCGTCATCGCCCAGGCTCGCGCTCGTGTCGGAGGACCCCCTGGCCCGGGGTGCGCTCGCACGGGCGCTGAGCGACCAGGCGGAGACCTGGACGGTGGTGGCGGCGGGCACGCAGGTGGAGCTGGAGGCGACACGGGGCGAGCCGCCTGACGTGGTGCTCTGGGACACGGGCCTGCGGCTGGAGGAAGGCGCGGCGCCGGACCTGGGCGCGCCCGTGCTGGCGCTGGTGGCGGACGAGGCGGCGGGGGAGCTGGCGCTGGGCGCGGGCGCGAGGGGCCTGCTGTTCCGCGACGTGGCCCCGGGGATGCTGGGCGCCGCGCTGCACGCGGTCGCGCGAGGCCTCACGGTGTTCGAGCCGGGCCTGTCCCAGGTGCGCGCCGCGCCCAGGAGCACGGCGCCGTCGGGAGCTCCGGGGCCGGACACCCTGACGCCGCGCGAGCGCGAGGTGCTGGGATTGTTGGCGGAGGGCCTGTCGAACAAGGCCATCGCGGACCGGCTGGACATCAGTGAGCACACCGCCAAGTTCCACGTGAACGCGGTGCTGGCCAAGCTGGGCGTGCAGCGCCGCACGGAGGCGGTGGTGCGCGCGGCGCGGATGGGGCTGGTGACGCTCTAA
- a CDS encoding tetratricopeptide repeat protein, with the protein MKRTPWRFLASLFLGGLLCACASVPKSSATPREPVDVRLQRAVTHSFAKKTDLAHAEVDRVLEEAPLYRSAWILRACLFLEEGKLDAAARVAAHLRELAPEDPEPRMLAALIDQRRLRPQGRWLDAMRRAWFEAGRPNLDHNARMELLYPMQDTVAIVWARTEDVEDRFTAAMTGGHSAEQEQWLMDHVSGLRDPVMRLAAFEFFHRAVGPHAVVAARKRGRDLLRPEMASLAAESLHSDLPLLLLLGETSGNTPFTREELPELERIAELPRYRETDMARLSDEAQWRLESRGVRYPDWSFYWAAMGTRLLRAPLELLLRLEMAKEGLTPEERLRLGVAVWKLGGRIAEGNTSFEVLMGSKLMEQGALRKGDEAGRALAAAAAQRILEVSRVSSNLRPDLWPLPSFHREWLEAHLDDEVRLMETFVVR; encoded by the coding sequence ATGAAGCGGACTCCCTGGCGATTCCTGGCGTCGCTGTTCCTGGGCGGGCTTCTCTGCGCCTGCGCGTCCGTACCGAAATCCTCCGCCACGCCGCGCGAGCCCGTCGACGTGCGGCTCCAGCGGGCGGTGACCCATTCCTTCGCGAAGAAGACGGACCTGGCGCACGCGGAAGTCGACAGGGTGCTGGAAGAGGCTCCCCTGTACCGGTCGGCGTGGATCCTCCGGGCGTGTCTGTTCCTGGAGGAGGGAAAGCTGGACGCGGCGGCCCGGGTGGCGGCGCACCTGCGTGAGCTGGCGCCTGAGGACCCGGAGCCGCGCATGCTCGCGGCACTCATCGACCAGCGCCGCTTGAGGCCCCAGGGCCGCTGGCTCGATGCCATGCGACGGGCGTGGTTCGAAGCAGGGCGTCCCAACCTTGATCACAATGCCAGGATGGAGCTCCTCTACCCGATGCAGGACACCGTCGCCATCGTCTGGGCGCGGACCGAGGACGTGGAGGACCGATTCACCGCCGCGATGACGGGAGGGCACTCCGCAGAGCAGGAACAGTGGTTGATGGACCATGTCTCCGGATTGAGGGATCCGGTCATGAGGCTCGCCGCGTTCGAGTTCTTCCACCGGGCCGTCGGCCCGCATGCGGTGGTGGCGGCGCGCAAGCGGGGGCGGGACCTGCTGCGGCCGGAGATGGCGTCGCTGGCCGCGGAGTCGCTGCATTCCGACCTGCCGTTGTTGTTGCTGCTGGGCGAGACCTCCGGCAATACACCGTTCACGCGGGAGGAGCTGCCGGAGCTGGAGCGGATCGCGGAGCTTCCCCGCTACCGGGAGACCGACATGGCTCGGCTGAGCGATGAGGCGCAGTGGCGGCTGGAGTCCCGGGGCGTCCGCTATCCGGATTGGAGTTTCTACTGGGCGGCCATGGGGACGCGGCTGCTGCGCGCTCCCCTGGAGTTGCTGCTGCGACTGGAGATGGCGAAGGAGGGGCTGACGCCCGAAGAGCGTCTCCGGCTGGGAGTCGCGGTGTGGAAGCTGGGCGGGCGCATCGCGGAAGGGAACACCAGCTTTGAGGTCCTGATGGGCTCCAAGTTGATGGAGCAGGGCGCCCTGCGGAAGGGAGACGAAGCCGGGCGCGCGTTGGCGGCGGCAGCGGCCCAGCGAATCCTGGAGGTGAGCAGGGTGTCCTCCAATTTACGGCCCGACTTGTGGCCGCTTCCCTCGTTCCATCGCGAGTGGCTGGAAGCGCACCTGGACGATGAAGTGCGCCTCATGGAGACCTTCGTCGTGCGCTGA